DNA from Rosa rugosa chromosome 6, drRosRugo1.1, whole genome shotgun sequence:
CGAGCTGTTGGTTCAGCTCCACCGGGTACTCGGCAACATGGTGGCGCTTGAAATCGTACGCGCCTGTTCCGTACACCTTCGTCATTGCCGACGAGAACGAcgaattagggttttgcaaTGCGGGTTTTGGAGGGAAGCTACGATTTTGGGGAGCGACgggggttagggtttctgaGAGAGAAAGCTCTGCAACTTCTGACAGTGATTATGTAATCATCAGAGGCGGTTCCTCAATTCTATTCGGGTTTTGGGTACTACTCTACTTTCGTTCCTTCGTTTTCTAAGGTATTTATTATAGAGAAAAATTCAATTACTGTCCCTAAATTATGCCGTCCCTAAATTATGATGTCAAGGCCAATTTAATATCTGAgttctcaaaagtatcaatgtgatacccaaagacgtattttgacatcaacgtgatacttccgtcaaaattcTATGACTGCGCcatctgtttgctgacgtggcaagcacgtgagtctcatgtgatatttttatcaaaaGTAAAATCGTCTTTCTCTActaattaattcaaaaaataataataataaataatagggaaaatgatcatttatccaatttttgggtcatttaaccccatttacccaaacagtCTAAGAGATTCCCCACTTAATcaacagttttcatttttaaacCCCAATTACCCAATCTTTTCCTCACGTGCCTGTTTTATCCAAATTTGCTGACCCTTTTGCCCCTCTATAACTGAAACGCTTTCAAATTGTAACAGAAACGTGATTTAGGGAGCGAAGCTCTCcgagtttagagagagagagagaatcggccgggattgtagagagagaagctccctGGTTTTTGATAGTGGAGCTGTATCATTttaaagagggagagagagagagagaggagccgTGCGATTTCAAATTCTGGAGAGAGAAGCTCCCTGGTTCCGGCGTGCGTAGCTCTCCGGCGATTTCAGTGTGGGAAGCTCTCCGGCGATTTGTATTTAGAGCTGGTGGTAGAGGATTTGCGAAGCCTAGAGAGAGAATATCTGCTGCTATTTTCAAATGGAGCGAGGTCGAGATGCTCTGTGTGTTCCTCCACTgcggtttgttttttttttctttagctcTATCTAATCTGTTTGAGTTTTAGCTCGATTTAATCTGTTTAACTAACAGATCTTCTTGTGTACGAATTGTTGTGTTATTTTCGAACTGAATTTTCTGAATCAGAGATTcatgttatgtttgttttggttttgaattgttgTTGCAGTTTTGTTATGAATTTCCAGGTGTTTTTGAGTGCATTGTGTTAGTTTTGATTTTCTGTATTAATTTCGTGTTTTTATTGGTGAATTCATGATTGGATGAGGGTTTGAGCTGTTTCCGAGGTGATCTGGTAGCTCTGATTAAATTTTTGGGAGGCAGTAATAtttttactggggggcagtaatgtgtgtTCAATGATATTTTAGTATCTATAATTGTTGCCTGCTGATCTTTTATTTGAATTCATTTCAATTTATTACATTTTCGAAATTGTTTTTGCTGTTTTGACTATATTATTGGGGACCAGTAGTAtgtgtattggggggcagtaatgtttTTATGTGATATTAACTCGCTGTAATTGTTGTCTAGGTATCCTTTTCATTATTTTAAAAGTAATTTGGTACTTCTGCTATTTCGTTGTGGTAGTTTTGATTAAATCATTGGGGGGCACATCTCAATTTAATGGGGGGCAGTAACATGTGATGTAGGTTTAATAATAGATTCGTTCGGTTGTGTTTTCTTCGCAGGTCTATGGTTGATCCTCTGGTTGCTAGGTGCCTTTACTCTGGCAAAGGTTATATGATTCCTTTGAATCAATGCATGAGCTACTCTGAGTTGTATGAAGACATTTTCCGTACATTCCAGTTTTTGCCAAGTGATATTATTGAGCTTCAGTATTCAGTTCCAGGTTGTGAAGTTTGTTTTCTTCGTAACGATCGTGATTTCCAGATGCTGTTTTGCTCTGCTAGAATACATAGGTTAGAGTGTGTCGATATTTCAGTTTTAAAGATTGGGGGAGGTTGTAGGAGAACTTGTTCTGTGGATAGTGGGTCGGAAGTGATTGATGAAGATGATTATTTGGGTGATGCATTCAGGACTGAAGTTCACAAGACGTATTTGTCTGATGAGTGGAGTTCTTATATTCATCATGTCGGGGATAAGTTTCATGGTGCCGCTGAGCTCCGTGAGAAGCTCAGGAAGTATGCAATTGCAGTTGGTTTCGAGTTTGTTTTGCTGAGAAATGATTTGGACCGTATTCATGCAGTCTGTGCAAATGTTGGAACCGAAGGATGTGATTGGCATCTTCGTGCTTTTTCATCATCTGCCAATGGTTGCCTTTACATAACAGAGTTGAATAATATTCACACTTGCAAGGGTGTAGTTAGGACTCAAAAGCACAAGCTTttgggatccaaggttgtcaagaCTTGCATTGTTGCTGATGTTAGCTATAATCTTTCATTGACGCCAAGGGAAATTATGAGCAAGTTCAAATCAACTTATGGGTTTGATATTTCCTACAAGGTTGCCTTGAAAGCAAAGCATTGGGCTAAGGAAGCGATTTATGGTTCCGATGCAGACACGTTTAGCAAGTTATCTTGGTATAAGGAAGCTGTTTTGCAGAGTAATCCCGGCTcttcttttgtgttggaagttgAACCATCGACAAATCGTTTTCAGAGGCTTTTCGTAGCTTATGGAGGTTGTGTAGAAGGGTTTCAATTCTGTTTGCCTGTGTTGTATGTTGATGGAACGTTTGGTAAGAGCATTTACAAGGGGCAGATTCTGTCTGCAACTGGAAGGAATGGGAATCAAGGTAACTGTattgtttattgccccctacatttattattggcccccagtaataTTGGCTTTTGTTATAGTTTCATCTGTGTGCTTAATATTTCTTGTTGTAGTTTCTTTCATTGTGATAGATAACATTTTTACATTGCTGTGCGACGCTGTGATAGGTTCCTGCCGTTCAATATcaacattattggcccccagtagactgatTTTCCTGTGATCTGGTTTATGCAGGTTTCTACCCTCTAGCCATATGTTTTTGTGATTCTGAGACAGATGCAAACTGGACATTCTTTTTCAAGCATTTGAAGAGTCTGCTTGAACCTCAAGGAAGAGTTATCACATTTATTAGTGATCGGGGTGTTGGATTGTTGAGTGCTTTCGATAAGGTATTTGCTGGTAATCCTCATCTGTTTTGTTACAAGCACTTGGTGGCGAACCTTGCCGGTAAATATAGGGGTAAAGGTAATTCAAAATTGATTGAAGATGTTAAGCAGAAGTACGTTTTTTAAGGTTGCATATTCCTCTACTGAGAAGGAATACCGTTTCAATTT
Protein-coding regions in this window:
- the LOC133714402 gene encoding uncharacterized protein LOC133714402 encodes the protein MERGRDALCVPPLRSMVDPLVARCLYSGKGYMIPLNQCMSYSELYEDIFRTFQFLPSDIIELQYSVPGCEVCFLRNDRDFQMLFCSARIHRLECVDISVLKIGGGCRRTCSVDSGSEVIDEDDYLGDAFRTEVHKTYLSDEWSSYIHHVGDKFHGAAELREKLRKYAIAVGFEFVLLRNDLDRIHAVCANVGTEGCDWHLRAFSSSANGCLYITELNNIHTCKGVVRTQKHKLLGSKVVKTCIVADVSYNLSLTPREIMSKFKSTYGFDISYKVALKAKHWAKEAIYGSDADTFSKLSWYKEAVLQSNPGSSFVLEVEPSTNRFQRLFVAYGGCVEGFQFCLPVLYVDGTFGKSIYKGQILSATGRNGNQGFYPLAICFCDSETDANWTFFFKHLKSLLEPQGRVITFISDRGVGLLSAFDKVFAGNPHLFCYKHLVANLAGKYRGKGNSKLIEDVKQKAVGGADIIDPFLAELPVENWCRAFYTSCRYGIMANGIAESFNSWIAIERLMPVYCMLDHTRIKQMEMAGKRREEAERWTTELTPKMEERLKEQMEKSRRFSVHYSSPGVYEVRSDFSYVVNISDHSCSCVKWQINCFPCPHGLAALQAASVNVYDYIDKYFQVDMFKKSYSFPICPITNVDMSSSESASECILPPLSKRPPGRPRVKRFKSVGEAEKKMIRCGRCGKMGTHNKLSCTEPLVQ